One region of Salvia miltiorrhiza cultivar Shanhuang (shh) chromosome 3, IMPLAD_Smil_shh, whole genome shotgun sequence genomic DNA includes:
- the LOC131014567 gene encoding mitogen-activated protein kinase kinase 6 produces MKLKKPLKELKLSVPAQNSPISSFLTASGTFHDGDLLLNQKGLRLISDVNEPRPSEIKELDLQFSLEDLETIKVIGKGSGGVVQLVRHKWVGTFFALKVIQMTIQEEIRKQIVQELKINQASQCPNVVVCYHSFYHNGAISIVFEYMDRGSLVDVIRQVKTILEPYLAVLCKQVLQGLVYLHHEKHVIHRDIKPSNLLVNHKGEVKITDFGVSAMLASSMGQRDTFVGTYNYMAPERISGSTYDYKSDIWSLGMVILECAIGRFPYAKSEDHQSGPSFYELLQAIVGTPPPSAPPDQFSPEFCSFISACIQKDPRDRSSALELLSHPFIKKFEDKDIDLGILVGSLDPPVNFPR; encoded by the exons ATGAAGTTGAAGAAACCTCTCAAGGAGCTCAAGCTCTCTGTCCCAGCTCAGAATTCCCCAATCTCTTCATTTTT GACGGCGAGCGGGACCTTTCACGATGGCGATTTATTGTTGAATCAAAAAGGGCTTCGATTGATTTCTGATGTGAATGAACCCCGC CCATCAGAGATTAAGGAGCTTGATCTTCAATTCTCACTGGAAGACCTTGAGACCATCAAAGTCATAGGCAAGGGAAGTGGTGGTGTTGTTCAACTTGTTCGTCATAAATGGGTTGGGACGTTCTTTGCATTGAAG GTTATCCAAATGACTATACAGGAGGAGATTCGGAAACAAATAGTTCAGGAGCTTAAAATAAATCAAGCATCTCAATGTCCAAATGTTGTAGTTTGCTATCATTCATTCTATCACAACGGAGCTATATCTATTGTGTTTGAATACATGGATCGTGGATCATTAGTCGATGTTATCAGACAAGTCAAAACAATCCTTGAGCCGTACCTTGCTGTTCTTTGCAAACAG GTGTTACAGGGCTTAGTGTACTTACATCATGAGAAACATGTTATTCATAGAGATATAAAGCCTTCGAATCTTCTTGTAAACCACAAAGGGGAAGTAAAAATTACAGATTTTGGTGTTAGTGCAATGCTGGCAAGCTCTATGGGCCAACGAGACACATTTGTTGGAACGTACAATTACATGGCG CCTGAAAGGATCAGCGGGAGCACCTATGACTATAAAAGTGACATTTGGAGTCTGGGCATGGTTATTCTTGAGTGTGCTATCGGACGTTTTCCTTATGCCAAATCTGAAGATCATCAAAGTGGCCCAAGCTTTTATGAGCTTCTACAGGCAATTGTCGGAACTCCACCACCTTCTGCTCCGCCAGATCAATTCTCTCCAGAATTCTGTTCTTTCATTTCTGCATG CATACAGAAGGATCCTAGAGACAGATCTTCGGCGTTGGAACTACTG AGCCACCCTTTCATCAAGAAGTTCGAAGACAAAGACATTGATCTCGGTATTTTGGTTGGTAGCTTGGATCCACCCGTAAATTTTCCCAGATAA